The stretch of DNA ATCTGTCTTTAAATCATCTCTGCTGTGTCTAAATGTGccatataaataaagtttacttACTGAGATAAAATGATCTAGCAGTTAGCATACCACTCATACTATATACATTGAGCCACAGGgttttaaataaatcacatgATGATAGAGAAATAATCACAGTCTACCAAACAATGACAAAAATGCAGGAAGAACGACAAGACAGGAACTTGCCAAATATGGAGAACTCATATACGGGGCGTTTCCCGTTTGGATGACTTCACTAGGGAGGTCCCCAATTTATCTTTAAATACCTGGGACAACAAGAGTTACATTAGATGCTGCTTCACAACCACCTGAAGTGATCCAGAAGCCTTGCTGATATTGCTTTGATTCAAAAACTTTGGGTTTTATACTATTCTTTATAATATTCGCTAAATATTTCTACAGCTGCAGAAAGAAACTGTAACTGTTAAATTATTGCCATAACAAAATTTGCCTCCTGTGGCATTAATTTAAGATTAGAAGAAAGAACAGACCACGAAGGAGTCTTCTGCTCCAGACcgtaagtattttaaaatgcttataatttCTACACGTCTTGACTCCAACACGTCACATATTGATGATTGCTCAGGACCTTTTGGCGTCACTTTTTAGCAGGGTACCTCTTTAGCGTCATTTTTTGACATGCAGGGCATCAGTGAGAAACCTTTGGCATCAGTACAGACACTATGGGCACGGGAATTTCATTACATCAGCTTTGATTGTGAAATGGCATTGTCTCTCGTGATCAATTGTGTCAAACTcagctgtatttttttaattaaagggtcagttcgcccaaaaatgtaaataatgtcattaattactcaccctcatgccgttccacacccgtaagaccttcgttaatcttcagaacgcaaattaagatattttagttcaaatccgatgtctccgtgaggccttcatagggagtaatgtcacttcctctgtcaagatccataaaggtactaaaaacacatctaaatcagttcatgtgcttACAGtcgttcaatattaatattataaaccgacgagaatatttttggtgcagcaaaaaaaacaaaataacaacttatttagtgatggccgatttcaggaagcatcggagcataaatgaatcagtgtatcgaatcatgattcggattgcacgtcaaactgccaatggctgaaatcacgtgactttggcactccgaacagcagattcgatacacagattcactgtgctccgatgcttcctgctTCACATGCGCGAGAGAGTGAGGAAcagctgcagttcacttaatggCCACCGGTGTCACTAATAACAAGGGTTTTCTAATTCTTACAAACAGAACCTTTaacttaatgtttattattcaCTTAATTCCTGTTTAATTATACTTAACTTAAAAatgatttctttttattaaGGATCCGAATATAAAGAAACATGGGGTGGAGTGACTACTTCTACCCTGATAATCCCAAGAGAAGGGAGGAGCTCATCCGTAAAAGTCAAGAGTTTAAAGATCTGATGAAGAGCAACTTCTATGCCACCAACCAACTAATTGATGTTATGAACGAGCACTTGAGCTGCTCCTTCCAACATATCAAGATAACTGAGGGATCTTCTCTCCATGATAACTGTAATGTGATGATTGAATGCATGCATAAGATCCAGGCAGAGATAGAGAAGATTGACAAGGAGCTGAAGGAGAAGCTGGAACCCACCCTGTATGAGAAACTGCTAAGCCTGTCTCTGCTTCCAGAAGACTTTAAAGTGGTTTCAAAAGTTGTTGAAGGAGTTTGTGGTGTTGCAACTGTGGGATCTACTACTTTAGTTGGTCTTTTAATTGATAAAGGAAAAATTCTGGGAAATATAACAAGTACATTTGCTAAAATTGCGGCAGGGACATTAGCCTGTTTTGGGTTGGCAGTGGTGTTCATGGGGATTGACATGATAGTTGAGGCCATTCTTGGGAGCATTGAGCGTGATAACCTTGAGAAGGCCCTGAAAGAGTATGACGACGCTTTGAGTGAGTTCGAACCAGCGTCTATAGAATATCAGTATAACATTACCTATGCCAAAGTCAAAATTGAGGGAATAAGTAAATAAGAAATgtaagtttaaaatgttttctttataaacttatttttctttttaattaaaaaactaATAACAGAAATTCAGAAAGGTCAAAGTGATGTTTTGAAAAAACATGtataaaaagaaagaatgaatataatgtaaatgaatCACAGTTCTCCTGCTATTAAAGGGTCATAAAACCATGAGTGATTGTCCACTTCTTCCCATGGTACAAATATGATGTCAAAATATAGCAGAAACAGGAGCTGCCATCTCTCTCTGATCAGAGTGTGTGCAGTGGTGATCGCTGTAaaatcaacaaaaataaataaaatat from Chanodichthys erythropterus isolate Z2021 chromosome 8, ASM2448905v1, whole genome shotgun sequence encodes:
- the LOC137025155 gene encoding single-pass membrane and coiled-coil domain-containing protein 3-like, which encodes MGWSDYFYPDNPKRREELIRKSQEFKDLMKSNFYATNQLIDVMNEHLSCSFQHIKITEGSSLHDNCNVMIECMHKIQAEIEKIDKELKEKLEPTLYEKLLSLSLLPEDFKVVSKVVEGVCGVATVGSTTLVGLLIDKGKILGNITSTFAKIAAGTLACFGLAVVFMGIDMIVEAILGSIERDNLEKALKEYDDALSEFEPASIEYQYNITYAKVKIEGISK